The following are from one region of the Mannheimia granulomatis genome:
- a CDS encoding ABC transporter permease: MLTALIRKMFLTFITLIVLSIISFHILLRDPLNRLTDMNWFGAYFNYLKGLLAGDFGISFSNGEPLTAQILQVFPATITLCLSALLLSLILGVPLGFFSATQKSNMLGKALNMLGSLSLAVPVFWLALVLMYYASLHQWEIAAIGEMHSIYPKESITGFLLLDIWLSDSPYKLKMIQSALHHLALPTLILAVPATLEIMHVTQARASYVMKQNYIKVAKTRGWTPFRIWTTHILRNTLPSLLPMIARTFILIFAFGMLIETIFSWGGIGRWLINALAIQDYNAISAGVVAIGVFVLSVDMITGFIRVILDPSEKKDWYGAH; the protein is encoded by the coding sequence ATGTTAACTGCATTAATCCGAAAAATGTTTTTGACATTTATTACACTGATTGTTCTATCAATTATCAGTTTTCATATTTTGCTACGAGACCCGCTCAATCGCTTAACGGATATGAATTGGTTTGGGGCTTATTTTAACTATCTCAAAGGGTTATTAGCCGGTGATTTTGGTATTAGTTTTAGCAATGGCGAGCCTTTGACGGCTCAGATTTTACAGGTGTTTCCGGCAACGATCACACTTTGTTTATCGGCATTGCTACTTTCATTGATTTTAGGTGTGCCGCTTGGCTTTTTCTCTGCCACGCAAAAAAGCAATATGTTGGGCAAAGCATTAAATATGTTAGGTTCATTAAGCTTGGCGGTGCCGGTATTCTGGCTCGCATTAGTTTTAATGTATTATGCCTCTTTGCATCAATGGGAGATCGCCGCTATTGGTGAAATGCATTCGATTTATCCGAAAGAAAGTATAACCGGATTTTTGTTACTGGATATTTGGCTATCAGACAGTCCATATAAATTAAAGATGATACAAAGTGCTTTACATCATTTAGCTTTACCAACACTGATTTTGGCAGTTCCTGCAACATTAGAAATAATGCACGTGACTCAGGCACGAGCCAGTTATGTAATGAAACAGAACTATATTAAAGTGGCAAAAACTCGTGGTTGGACACCATTTCGAATTTGGACGACACATATTCTTCGTAATACGTTGCCCTCACTTTTACCGATGATTGCCCGTACCTTTATTTTAATTTTTGCCTTTGGTATGTTGATTGAAACAATCTTTAGTTGGGGTGGAATTGGCCGTTGGTTGATTAATGCTCTTGCTATTCAAGATTACAATGCGATTTCAGCCGGTGTAGTGGCAATAGGGGTATTTGTACTCAGTGTGGATATGATAACAGGCTTTATTCGTGTGATTTTAGACCCTTCAGAGAAAAAGGATTGGTATGGAGCTCATTAG
- a CDS encoding ABC transporter permease subunit has product MELIREAEQFRETELLKKFWHYFRQDKVALGSFYLFLFLLILVFFGSLLAPYDYNQQFVGLELMPPSWDEKGQISHFLGTDDLGRDILSRILYGFYYTVGSALMITGLVALFGGFIGIIAGLKKGRSFWFISHLFDTFLFMPILLIAIIIATLMDASLINAMLAIFLAMLPHFIHKIYQATEQQLKKEYIITLRLDGASRWYLIREVIIPNLTGVAIKELSHIFVIAVLDISALSFIMLGAQNPTPEWGAMIRESMELIYVAPWTVVLPGLAIIFSIFAITMLGTRLSNVFEKYRKE; this is encoded by the coding sequence ATGGAGCTCATTAGAGAAGCCGAACAATTTAGAGAGACGGAATTGCTTAAAAAATTCTGGCATTATTTCAGACAAGATAAGGTGGCCCTTGGGAGTTTTTATCTTTTTCTTTTTTTATTAATACTGGTTTTTTTCGGTAGTTTATTAGCGCCTTATGATTATAACCAGCAGTTTGTCGGTTTAGAATTAATGCCTCCGTCATGGGATGAAAAAGGGCAAATTAGTCATTTTTTAGGAACAGATGATTTAGGGCGAGATATTTTAAGTCGTATTCTCTATGGTTTTTATTATACAGTCGGTTCTGCATTAATGATTACCGGATTAGTCGCTTTATTTGGAGGCTTTATTGGAATTATTGCCGGCTTAAAAAAAGGGCGTTCATTTTGGTTTATCAGCCATCTGTTTGATACCTTCTTATTTATGCCAATTTTATTAATTGCCATTATTATTGCCACCTTAATGGATGCAAGTTTGATTAACGCAATGCTGGCGATTTTTTTAGCTATGTTGCCACATTTTATCCATAAAATTTATCAAGCGACTGAGCAGCAATTAAAAAAAGAGTATATCATCACGCTCAGATTAGATGGGGCAAGTCGCTGGTATCTTATTCGAGAAGTGATTATTCCAAATTTAACCGGGGTTGCAATTAAAGAATTATCACATATTTTTGTGATTGCAGTTTTAGACATCAGTGCATTAAGCTTTATTATGTTAGGCGCACAGAATCCAACACCTGAATGGGGAGCGATGATCCGAGAATCAATGGAGCTGATTTATGTTGCCCCTTGGACCGTTGTATTACCGGGGCTGGCTATTATTTTCAGTATTTTTGCAATTACAATGCTTGGTACTCGTTTAAGCAATGTATTTGAAAAGTATCGAAAGGAATAA
- a CDS encoding oligopeptide/dipeptide ABC transporter ATP-binding protein, which translates to MALLDIRHLSIEINTPKGRMKMVDNINLTLDEGEICGLVGESGSGKSLIAKVICGITKDEWTVTADRFRFNDVELLKLSPKERRKLVGDQISMVFQDPLTSLDPSQQVGKQLMQTIHFKGKWWQWFGWKKKKAIELLHRVGVRDHQDIMTSYPKDITEGEAQKVMIAMAIANQPRLLVADEPTNIMESTTQLQIYRLLSSMNKNLGTSILLVSNDMRSIQNWVDSYNVLYCGQTVEIADKESILESPYHPYTRVLLNSMPDFSQPLAFKSSLNTLRGSVPMLQEMPIGCRLGPRCPFAQKKCVNKPPLVKVKQHEFACHFPINFREQNLLKKQQEQMPLMVAELSE; encoded by the coding sequence ATGGCATTACTGGATATCCGCCATTTAAGTATTGAAATAAACACACCAAAAGGGCGGATGAAAATGGTCGATAATATCAATTTGACTCTTGATGAGGGCGAAATTTGCGGCTTGGTCGGAGAGTCCGGTTCGGGAAAAAGTTTGATAGCCAAAGTTATCTGTGGCATTACCAAAGACGAATGGACGGTAACTGCTGATCGCTTTCGTTTTAATGATGTAGAATTATTAAAACTCTCCCCCAAAGAACGCCGAAAATTGGTGGGCGATCAGATTTCCATGGTGTTTCAAGATCCGCTTACCAGCCTAGACCCAAGCCAACAAGTGGGCAAACAATTGATGCAAACTATTCATTTCAAAGGAAAATGGTGGCAATGGTTCGGCTGGAAGAAGAAAAAAGCGATTGAGCTGTTACATAGGGTTGGCGTACGTGATCATCAAGATATTATGACAAGTTATCCGAAAGATATTACTGAAGGTGAAGCACAAAAAGTCATGATTGCGATGGCAATTGCCAATCAACCTAGATTATTAGTGGCGGATGAGCCGACGAATATTATGGAATCGACTACTCAGTTGCAAATTTATCGTTTGCTTTCCAGTATGAATAAAAACTTAGGAACCTCCATTTTATTAGTGAGTAATGATATGCGGAGTATTCAAAACTGGGTAGATTCTTATAATGTGCTTTATTGTGGGCAAACGGTAGAAATTGCAGATAAGGAAAGTATTCTGGAATCACCTTATCATCCTTACACTCGGGTTTTATTAAATAGTATGCCGGATTTCTCACAGCCATTAGCCTTTAAAAGTAGCCTCAATACTTTAAGAGGTTCAGTGCCTATGTTACAAGAAATGCCTATAGGTTGCCGTTTGGGGCCTCGTTGTCCGTTTGCTCAAAAGAAATGTGTGAATAAACCACCATTGGTAAAAGTTAAACAGCATGAATTTGCTTGCCATTTTCCGATTAATTTTAGAGAGCAGAATCTATTGAAAAAACAGCAAGAACAGATGCCGTTGATGGTAGCGGAATTGTCGGAGTAA
- a CDS encoding YceK/YidQ family lipoprotein, with product MKLTACRTAILLYLVFNLAACGTIISLVEQDYSVYAGVTKDFYAMQEGGVFAILAVIDLPLSFVLDTLMLPVTLTQ from the coding sequence ATGAAATTAACCGCTTGTAGAACCGCTATCCTACTCTATTTGGTCTTTAATTTGGCTGCTTGTGGCACAATTATCAGCCTGGTTGAGCAGGATTACAGCGTATATGCCGGCGTAACAAAAGATTTTTACGCCATGCAAGAAGGGGGCGTATTCGCTATACTTGCTGTGATCGATTTACCTTTAAGCTTTGTATTAGATACACTGATGCTACCGGTTACCTTAACCCAATAG
- the leuB gene encoding 3-isopropylmalate dehydrogenase — translation MQTYNIAVLAGDGIGPEVMAQAIKVLEATQQKFGFKLNFNEYNIGGEAIDAQGKALPENTLKGCEEADAILFGSVGGPKWTHLPPDEQPERGSLLPLRKHFALFCNLRPAALYKGLEKFCPLRADIAAKGFDMVVVRELTSGIYFGQPKGRDGEGSQTRAFDTEVYYKYEIERIARVAFESAMKRKKHVTSVDKANVLQSSILWRETVTEIAKEFPEVTLEHMYIDNATMQLIKSPESFDILLCSNIFGDIISDEAAMITGSMGMLPSASLNEKGFGLYEPAGGSAPDIAGKNIANPIAQILSAAMMLRYSFNLNEAADAIEAAIQKALADGYRTADLADESKPLSTSEMGDIIAKNILA, via the coding sequence ATGCAAACTTACAACATCGCCGTTTTGGCTGGAGATGGAATCGGCCCTGAAGTGATGGCTCAAGCAATCAAAGTATTAGAGGCTACCCAGCAAAAATTTGGCTTTAAACTGAATTTTAATGAATATAACATCGGTGGAGAGGCGATTGATGCACAAGGCAAAGCCTTACCTGAAAATACATTAAAAGGTTGTGAAGAGGCTGATGCAATTTTATTCGGTTCGGTTGGCGGACCGAAATGGACTCATTTACCGCCCGATGAACAGCCGGAGCGTGGCTCGCTTTTACCACTACGTAAACATTTTGCGTTATTTTGTAACTTACGCCCAGCAGCCCTTTACAAAGGGCTGGAAAAATTTTGCCCGTTACGTGCAGATATCGCGGCAAAAGGGTTTGATATGGTGGTCGTACGTGAATTAACCAGTGGTATTTATTTTGGTCAGCCAAAAGGTAGAGACGGAGAAGGTTCACAAACCCGAGCTTTTGATACGGAAGTTTATTACAAATATGAAATTGAACGTATTGCCCGTGTGGCGTTTGAATCTGCCATGAAGCGTAAAAAACATGTTACTTCGGTGGATAAAGCCAACGTGCTACAAAGCTCGATTTTATGGCGTGAAACCGTTACTGAAATCGCAAAAGAGTTCCCTGAAGTGACTTTAGAACACATGTACATTGATAATGCGACAATGCAGCTTATCAAATCCCCTGAATCCTTTGATATTTTATTATGTTCAAATATTTTCGGTGATATTATCTCTGATGAAGCAGCGATGATCACGGGGTCAATGGGGATGTTGCCGTCTGCAAGTTTGAATGAAAAAGGTTTTGGCTTATATGAGCCGGCGGGTGGCTCCGCGCCTGATATCGCAGGTAAAAATATTGCTAATCCGATTGCCCAGATTTTATCGGCAGCGATGATGTTACGCTATAGCTTTAACTTAAATGAGGCAGCAGATGCAATTGAAGCAGCAATTCAAAAAGCCTTAGCAGATGGTTATCGCACCGCTGATTTAGCGGATGAAAGCAAACCACTTTCAACTTCGGAAATGGGTGATATTATTGCAAAAAATATTTTAGCGTAA
- the cls gene encoding cardiolipin synthase, producing the protein MPFSFTWSGFLLLINFLIVLVFAIRVLYTQRNIGAAIAWLIILFVFPVGGIILYLLVGETRVSKRRLARTKKMIKFYDEFAEEYMPSKHFNPDDEIPSALRGIEKMAEQTTRLGASSNNSMKLLSTTDDILQSMIEDIEQAKSSCLLAFYIVEPEGKINQLLEAIKAAAERGIHCFILADDVGSSSFLKSEWRAKLEQVGVFIQTSLPVGIIQTLYGRNDLRNHRKILVVDYQIGYTGSFNLIDPVLFKKSTGIGEWVDVMMRCEGPVVLEMAAVLYADIVVEDDANLQKVKNHLNQQAKQNSGLTPPADGNVIAQVIPSAPEQEESIIYETILCAIHLATKRIVITTPYFVPNEPLLLALTTAARRGVDVTLILPRKNDSRMVHYASRAYFPLLLKHNVKIARFDQGMLHTKTLVVDDEFSLFGTVNMDMRSFFLNLEISLAIYDKKMTKEIAQLQEKYLEQSELITPKGWRYRIKLWGLVENIVRLMSPLL; encoded by the coding sequence ATGCCGTTTTCTTTTACCTGGAGTGGTTTTTTACTCTTAATTAACTTTCTTATTGTGCTGGTGTTCGCAATCAGAGTTTTATATACCCAGCGTAATATAGGGGCCGCTATTGCGTGGCTGATTATCCTCTTTGTTTTCCCCGTGGGGGGCATAATTCTCTATCTATTAGTCGGTGAAACACGAGTGAGTAAAAGACGTCTTGCTCGAACTAAGAAAATGATTAAATTCTACGATGAATTTGCTGAAGAATATATGCCGAGCAAGCATTTCAACCCTGATGATGAAATTCCTTCCGCCCTTAGAGGTATTGAAAAAATGGCAGAGCAAACCACCCGCTTAGGTGCAAGCTCAAATAACAGCATGAAGCTCTTAAGCACAACCGATGATATTCTACAATCTATGATTGAAGATATTGAGCAAGCCAAATCTAGCTGCTTACTGGCATTTTATATTGTTGAACCGGAAGGCAAAATTAATCAGCTGTTAGAGGCGATCAAGGCCGCCGCAGAGCGTGGCATTCATTGCTTTATTTTAGCTGATGATGTGGGTAGTAGCTCTTTCCTCAAAAGTGAATGGCGGGCAAAACTAGAGCAAGTTGGTGTATTTATTCAAACCTCCCTGCCTGTTGGTATTATACAAACACTTTACGGTCGTAATGATTTACGCAACCACCGCAAAATTTTAGTTGTCGATTACCAAATCGGTTATACAGGAAGTTTCAATTTGATCGATCCTGTATTATTTAAAAAAAGCACGGGCATTGGTGAGTGGGTTGATGTGATGATGCGTTGTGAAGGTCCTGTCGTACTTGAAATGGCAGCTGTTTTATATGCAGATATTGTAGTTGAAGATGATGCCAACTTACAGAAAGTAAAAAATCACCTCAACCAACAAGCAAAACAAAATAGCGGTTTAACGCCACCTGCTGATGGCAATGTGATTGCTCAGGTTATTCCTTCTGCTCCGGAGCAAGAAGAAAGCATTATTTACGAAACCATTTTGTGTGCAATCCATCTTGCCACCAAACGTATCGTAATTACTACCCCTTATTTTGTACCGAATGAACCCTTACTGCTGGCACTGACTACCGCAGCACGCAGAGGGGTTGATGTTACCTTGATTTTACCGAGAAAAAATGACTCCAGAATGGTGCATTATGCGTCTCGTGCTTATTTCCCATTATTGCTCAAGCACAATGTTAAAATTGCCCGTTTTGATCAAGGCATGCTCCATACCAAGACATTGGTAGTTGATGATGAGTTCAGCCTATTCGGCACAGTAAATATGGATATGCGAAGTTTCTTCTTGAATTTAGAAATCAGCCTTGCGATTTATGATAAAAAGATGACTAAAGAAATAGCCCAACTTCAAGAAAAATACCTAGAACAAAGTGAATTAATTACTCCAAAAGGTTGGCGTTATCGTATCAAATTGTGGGGGCTAGTTGAAAACATTGTCAGATTGATGAGTCCACTACTCTAA
- a CDS encoding endonuclease/exonuclease/phosphatase family protein: MKKRLLLLILTLVLLGSALFLNYRSLTVYTTPEIAFQDSKKSIFKEMEFSSYWQCYQNTGVLPASNKRFQLLNWNIHKGKDPNWQEDLKKFAEKKDFILLQEATSGQQISQLLSQFDTSLHIFAFQYQQQKSGILNLSHLNADRYCFNGSLEPLIRLPKLMSAMRFPFENNKSLLIINVHLINFDWTNHSYQKQLDGLKGLIQQHQGAVILAGDFNAWNEKRKTKLFELTNALHLTEVKMTSDTRTTAFGYPLDYIFTRDIITHDATSKEVKSSDHNPLELDFSLK; encoded by the coding sequence ATGAAAAAACGCTTACTACTATTAATATTAACTCTTGTTTTATTAGGGAGTGCTTTATTTTTGAACTACAGAAGCCTAACTGTTTACACCACCCCCGAAATTGCTTTCCAAGATTCCAAGAAAAGTATATTTAAAGAGATGGAATTTTCTTCTTATTGGCAATGCTATCAAAATACCGGCGTTCTGCCTGCCTCTAATAAGCGTTTTCAGTTACTTAATTGGAATATTCATAAAGGTAAAGATCCTAACTGGCAAGAAGATCTAAAAAAATTCGCCGAGAAAAAAGATTTTATCCTGTTACAAGAGGCAACCTCCGGGCAGCAAATTTCACAGTTGCTTTCACAGTTTGATACTTCTTTGCATATTTTTGCTTTTCAATACCAACAACAGAAATCAGGTATTCTCAATTTAAGCCACTTAAATGCAGACCGCTATTGCTTCAATGGTTCGCTTGAGCCTTTAATTAGATTACCTAAACTAATGTCTGCAATGCGCTTTCCTTTTGAAAACAATAAGTCATTGCTTATCATCAATGTACATTTGATTAATTTTGATTGGACAAATCATAGTTATCAAAAGCAATTAGATGGCTTAAAAGGGCTTATCCAACAACATCAAGGTGCAGTAATTTTAGCGGGCGATTTTAATGCTTGGAACGAAAAACGAAAAACAAAGCTATTTGAATTAACTAATGCACTACATCTCACTGAAGTAAAAATGACCTCGGATACCCGAACTACAGCATTCGGTTATCCACTTGATTATATTTTCACTCGAGATATCATTACGCATGATGCAACAAGCAAGGAAGTGAAAAGCTCTGACCACAATCCACTTGAACTCGATTTTTCGTTAAAATAG
- the msrB gene encoding peptide-methionine (R)-S-oxide reductase MsrB produces MIKEIKDLTAQQIEILINHGTERPFSGKFLNEHRVGIYRCARCHHELFKSDTKFDAGCGWPSFYEAISKSALRYLDDYSLGCHRTEIRCGNCDSHMGHVFNDGPPPTGLRFCLNSVALNFKWAETGEEMDG; encoded by the coding sequence ATGATAAAAGAGATTAAAGATCTAACTGCGCAGCAAATTGAGATATTAATAAATCATGGGACCGAGCGCCCGTTTAGCGGTAAATTTTTAAATGAACACCGGGTGGGAATATACCGTTGTGCCAGATGCCACCATGAGCTATTCAAATCAGATACAAAATTTGATGCAGGTTGTGGCTGGCCAAGTTTTTATGAGGCGATTTCTAAATCCGCGTTACGTTATTTAGATGACTATAGTTTAGGATGCCATAGAACTGAAATTCGTTGTGGTAATTGCGATTCTCATATGGGGCATGTATTTAATGACGGCCCACCTCCAACAGGCTTACGCTTTTGCCTAAATTCAGTTGCCCTAAATTTTAAATGGGCTGAAACCGGCGAGGAAATGGACGGCTAA
- the gap gene encoding type I glyceraldehyde-3-phosphate dehydrogenase has protein sequence MAIKIGINGFGRIGRIVFRAAQHRDDIEVVGINDLIDVDYMAYMLKYDSTHGRFDGTVEVKDGQLVVNGKAIRVTAERDPANLKWDEIGVDIAVEATGLFLDDETARKHITAGAKKVVLTGPSKDATPMFVNGVNFDTYAGQDIVSNASCTTNCLAPLAKVIHEKFGIKEGLMTTVHATTATQKTVDGPSAKDWRGGRGASQNIIPSSTGAAKAVGKVLPALNGKLTGMAFRVPTTNVSVVDLTVNLEKPATYAEICAEIKRASENEMKGVLGYTEDAVVSTDFNGATETSVFDAAAGIALTDTFVKLVSWYDNEVGYSNKVLDLVAHVYNYKG, from the coding sequence ATGGCAATTAAAATTGGTATTAACGGCTTTGGTCGTATCGGTCGTATCGTTTTCCGTGCAGCACAACATCGTGATGACATCGAAGTAGTTGGTATTAACGACTTAATCGATGTTGACTATATGGCTTACATGTTAAAATACGATTCAACTCACGGTCGTTTTGACGGTACTGTTGAAGTTAAAGATGGTCAATTAGTTGTTAACGGTAAAGCAATCCGTGTAACTGCTGAGCGTGATCCTGCTAACTTAAAATGGGACGAAATCGGTGTTGATATCGCAGTTGAAGCAACAGGTTTATTCTTAGATGATGAAACTGCACGTAAACACATCACCGCTGGTGCGAAAAAAGTTGTATTAACAGGTCCATCTAAAGATGCAACTCCTATGTTTGTTAACGGTGTAAACTTTGATACTTACGCTGGCCAAGACATCGTTTCTAATGCTTCATGTACTACAAACTGCTTAGCACCATTAGCAAAAGTTATCCATGAAAAATTCGGTATCAAAGAAGGTTTAATGACTACAGTTCACGCAACAACTGCAACTCAAAAAACTGTAGATGGCCCATCAGCTAAAGACTGGCGTGGTGGTCGTGGTGCTTCACAAAACATCATCCCTTCATCAACAGGCGCAGCGAAAGCAGTAGGTAAAGTATTACCTGCATTAAACGGTAAATTAACCGGTATGGCTTTCCGTGTCCCAACCACAAACGTTTCTGTTGTTGACTTAACGGTAAACTTAGAAAAACCGGCAACTTATGCTGAAATCTGTGCTGAAATCAAACGTGCTTCAGAAAACGAAATGAAAGGCGTGTTAGGCTACACAGAAGATGCGGTAGTTTCAACAGACTTCAACGGTGCAACTGAAACTTCTGTATTCGATGCAGCAGCAGGTATCGCATTAACGGATACTTTCGTTAAATTAGTATCTTGGTACGATAACGAAGTAGGTTATTCAAACAAAGTATTAGACTTAGTTGCTCACGTATATAACTACAAAGGCTAA
- the secG gene encoding preprotein translocase subunit SecG: protein MLINVLTIAYLVVAILLIAFVLMQQGKGADAGASFGAGASATVFGSAGSANFLSRTTALLATIFFAISLVIGNLSSHSKAPTSQFEDLSQVEQKQVEPVKTENSDIPQ, encoded by the coding sequence ATGTTAATTAATGTCTTAACAATTGCTTATCTTGTTGTTGCCATCTTACTGATTGCATTCGTATTAATGCAGCAAGGTAAAGGCGCTGATGCAGGCGCATCATTTGGTGCTGGTGCTTCAGCTACTGTGTTTGGTTCAGCAGGTTCAGCAAACTTTTTATCAAGAACAACAGCACTATTAGCAACAATCTTCTTTGCAATTAGCTTAGTAATCGGTAACTTAAGTTCACATTCAAAGGCACCAACAAGCCAATTTGAAGATTTAAGCCAAGTTGAACAAAAACAGGTTGAGCCTGTTAAAACAGAAAACAGCGATATCCCTCAATAA
- a CDS encoding DNA topoisomerase III, which produces MRLFVAEKPSLARAIADVLPKPHSQGDGFIQCGQNDMVTWCIGHLLEQAEPDAYDERFKMWRMEHLPIIPEQWKLIPKKETLKQFKVVEKLIKKADVLVNAGDPDREGQLLVDEVFGYLNLPPERRNQIQRCLVSDLNPSAVSRAIERLQKNTDFIPLATSALARARADWLYGINMTRAYTLQGRWAGYKGVLSVGRVQTPVLGLIVRRDLEIEHFVPKDYFEVFAHIVVPETQEKFKAQWQPSKACEDYQDEDGRVLSRPLAENVVKRITNQPANVTEYQDKIEKETAPLPYSLSVLQMEAAGKYGLSAQTVLDICQKLYETHKLITYPRSDNRYLPNEHFNDRFKVMAAIAHHLPEYQEKPEAVDPNQRNRCWNDKEVEAHHAIIPTARQGTVHLTENEKRIYQLIARQYLLQFCPDAEYRKSKIGLEIAGGNFIAQARNLVVAGWKSLLGKEDNFDISEPPLPIVKKGQQLHCENGEIISKKTQPPRYFTDRSLLSAMTGIARFVQDKELKKILRETDGLGTEATRAGIIELLFKRGFLIRKGKNIHSTEAGRTLIHALPDSATQPDMTAHWEMQLNQISKKETSYQQFMFELSNQLPNLLQSPNRQILQNLAKISPLAAKPKARYAKKTTQSAEN; this is translated from the coding sequence ATGCGTTTATTTGTTGCAGAAAAACCCAGCCTCGCCCGTGCGATTGCCGATGTGTTACCTAAACCTCACAGCCAAGGAGATGGCTTTATCCAATGCGGTCAAAATGATATGGTCACTTGGTGTATCGGTCATTTGCTTGAGCAAGCGGAGCCCGATGCTTACGATGAACGCTTTAAAATGTGGCGTATGGAACACCTGCCTATTATTCCGGAGCAATGGAAACTAATTCCGAAAAAAGAGACCTTAAAACAGTTTAAGGTAGTGGAAAAACTCATCAAAAAAGCGGATGTTTTAGTCAATGCCGGCGACCCGGATCGAGAGGGGCAACTATTAGTGGATGAAGTCTTCGGCTATCTAAATTTACCCCCTGAACGCCGTAACCAAATTCAACGTTGCCTGGTAAGCGATCTCAACCCAAGTGCTGTGAGCCGAGCCATCGAAAGATTGCAAAAAAATACCGATTTTATACCGCTTGCAACCTCTGCTCTTGCCCGCGCCAGAGCTGACTGGCTTTATGGCATCAATATGACTCGAGCCTATACGCTGCAAGGGCGTTGGGCTGGATATAAAGGTGTATTATCAGTAGGCAGAGTGCAAACTCCTGTGCTTGGGCTGATTGTTCGCCGAGATTTGGAAATTGAACATTTTGTGCCTAAAGATTATTTCGAAGTATTCGCCCATATTGTAGTACCGGAGACCCAAGAGAAATTTAAAGCACAATGGCAGCCGAGCAAGGCTTGTGAAGATTATCAAGATGAAGATGGACGAGTGTTATCTCGTCCGCTTGCAGAAAATGTAGTAAAACGCATCACCAATCAGCCGGCAAATGTCACCGAATACCAAGATAAAATCGAAAAAGAAACCGCACCGCTTCCCTATTCTCTCTCTGTTTTACAAATGGAAGCGGCGGGTAAATATGGGCTATCGGCTCAAACCGTATTAGATATTTGTCAGAAATTATATGAAACCCATAAGCTGATTACCTACCCTCGCTCCGATAACCGCTATTTGCCGAATGAGCATTTTAACGATCGCTTTAAAGTGATGGCTGCAATCGCCCATCATCTACCGGAATATCAAGAAAAACCGGAAGCAGTCGATCCGAATCAACGCAATCGCTGTTGGAATGACAAAGAGGTTGAGGCACATCATGCGATTATTCCAACCGCTCGCCAAGGCACGGTGCATTTAACCGAAAACGAAAAGCGAATTTATCAGCTGATAGCCCGTCAATATTTATTGCAATTTTGCCCCGATGCGGAGTACCGCAAAAGCAAAATCGGGCTTGAAATTGCAGGCGGGAATTTCATCGCACAAGCCCGCAATTTAGTGGTTGCAGGCTGGAAATCACTTTTAGGCAAAGAAGATAATTTTGATATATCAGAACCGCCACTTCCGATTGTGAAAAAAGGGCAACAACTGCATTGTGAAAACGGCGAAATTATCAGTAAAAAAACACAACCGCCCCGTTATTTTACCGACCGTAGCCTGCTTTCAGCCATGACAGGTATTGCCCGCTTTGTGCAAGATAAAGAACTGAAAAAAATCTTGCGAGAAACCGACGGATTAGGCACCGAAGCCACTCGAGCAGGGATTATCGAATTACTGTTTAAACGTGGTTTTCTCATTCGCAAAGGTAAAAATATCCACAGCACTGAAGCAGGTAGAACGCTGATTCATGCCTTACCTGATTCCGCGACTCAACCTGATATGACGGCTCATTGGGAAATGCAGCTGAATCAAATTAGTAAAAAAGAAACAAGCTATCAACAATTTATGTTTGAGCTAAGCAATCAACTACCTAACTTATTGCAAAGTCCTAATCGGCAAATTTTGCAAAATTTAGCTAAAATTTCACCGCTTGCAGCGAAGCCAAAAGCTCGTTATGCAAAAAAGACAACACAATCTGCTGAAAATTAA